In one Bordetella pertussis 18323 genomic region, the following are encoded:
- a CDS encoding D-alanine--poly(phosphoribitol) ligase, whose amino-acid sequence MRGMYFDLRSFEFVSDARGGQADAVVGSDRVLTWQALREEAGQWAARARAHGIGPDVPVVIHGHKEAAFFVAMAGALLAGAPFVPVDTIYPPERVRRIVEIVRAAAVYDTQADVFRPGAAEPAALAERGLAYVMFTSGSTGDPKGVQIGRESVALLGDWLRDGLALGEAPVFMNQAPFSFDLSMYEVFGTLAAGGTCVLNAREQIAAPQQWLGRLAGSGVTVWVSTPSFAHQQLVNRDFSPQQLRALRTFLFCGEPLPVALARKLRQRFPEAAILNTYGPTEATVATTALVVDDAVLAEHDPLPVGYAKPASLLYVADDEICIVGDYVMRGYLNRPDLNQAKLFVHHDGRRGFRTGDLGRMREDGLLFCRGRMDDQIKLNGYRIELAEIDAALHALPGVAGGACAVLRRPDGTAVRVIGFVAQRTMEQASFQLPAALQQWKAQLTGRLPSYMVPSELVACPDLPVSNNHKIDRKKLLEIYAAIPAAA is encoded by the coding sequence GTGCGCGGCATGTATTTCGATCTACGCAGTTTCGAATTCGTTTCCGATGCCCGCGGCGGGCAGGCCGACGCGGTGGTCGGCAGCGATCGCGTGCTGACATGGCAGGCGTTGCGGGAAGAGGCCGGCCAGTGGGCGGCGCGGGCGCGCGCCCACGGTATCGGGCCGGACGTGCCGGTGGTGATCCACGGCCACAAGGAGGCGGCCTTCTTCGTCGCCATGGCGGGGGCCTTGCTGGCCGGCGCGCCGTTCGTGCCCGTCGATACCATCTACCCGCCCGAGCGCGTGCGCCGCATCGTGGAGATCGTGCGCGCGGCCGCGGTGTACGACACGCAGGCGGATGTCTTCCGGCCCGGCGCGGCCGAGCCCGCCGCGCTGGCCGAACGGGGCCTGGCCTACGTCATGTTCACCTCGGGCAGCACGGGCGATCCCAAGGGCGTGCAGATCGGGCGCGAGAGCGTGGCCTTGCTGGGCGATTGGCTGCGCGATGGCCTCGCGCTGGGCGAGGCGCCGGTATTCATGAACCAGGCGCCTTTCAGTTTCGATCTGTCCATGTACGAGGTGTTCGGCACTCTGGCCGCGGGCGGCACCTGCGTACTGAATGCGCGCGAGCAGATCGCCGCGCCCCAGCAGTGGCTGGGGCGCCTGGCCGGATCCGGCGTGACGGTCTGGGTGTCGACGCCATCGTTCGCCCATCAGCAGCTGGTCAACCGCGATTTCTCGCCGCAGCAGCTGCGGGCGCTGCGCACATTCCTGTTCTGCGGCGAGCCGCTGCCCGTGGCGCTGGCGCGCAAGCTGCGCCAGCGCTTCCCCGAGGCGGCGATTCTCAACACGTACGGTCCGACCGAGGCCACGGTGGCGACCACCGCGCTGGTCGTCGACGATGCGGTGCTGGCCGAACACGACCCCCTGCCGGTCGGCTACGCCAAGCCCGCCAGCCTGCTGTACGTCGCCGACGATGAAATCTGCATCGTCGGCGATTACGTGATGCGCGGCTATCTCAATCGCCCCGACCTCAACCAGGCCAAGCTGTTCGTGCATCATGACGGACGCCGCGGCTTTCGTACGGGCGACCTGGGACGGATGCGCGAGGATGGGCTGCTGTTCTGCCGCGGCCGCATGGACGACCAGATCAAGCTCAACGGCTATCGCATCGAGCTGGCGGAAATCGACGCGGCCCTGCATGCCCTGCCGGGCGTGGCGGGCGGCGCCTGCGCCGTGCTGCGCCGGCCCGACGGCACCGCGGTGCGGGTGATCGGGTTCGTGGCGCAACGTACGATGGAACAGGCCAGCTTCCAGTTGCCGGCGGCGCTGCAGCAATGGAAAGCGCAACTGACAGGGCG
- a CDS encoding membrane-bound O-acyltransferase encodes MELFGSFAFFGGALFGGLGLLLYRTLGLPWRLGYRHLIGALCLAVWLAVFWTRPYQPLGLLAVASAALWAMRRGHLPTWAAVLLTMALLLLLKCGITTMTGMLGLSFATFRAVDVLLFAPRNERISPLDYCNYLFFPLTLLAGPMYRWRNFQADLKRGYEGVTLETWLAGLELLIFGVIQKFGVAEAIWRYGLNTLDAHDYSLTGVALNASLYSFYLFFDFAGYSSMAIGVGMLFGFTLPVNFRNPLASANPQDFWRRWHISLSEWLRDVVFMPIYKALSKTAFFGRHRLAAQNIGILATLLAMGVWNGLALHYVVSGLMFGAYSVGHNLLVQHARTRPALQAFLARRPVQWAGRALTLILAALALYVFSGRSPI; translated from the coding sequence ATGGAACTGTTCGGCAGCTTTGCTTTCTTCGGCGGTGCGCTGTTCGGCGGCCTGGGCCTGCTGCTGTACCGCACGCTCGGATTGCCCTGGCGGCTGGGCTACCGCCACCTGATCGGTGCGCTGTGCCTGGCGGTATGGCTGGCGGTGTTCTGGACCCGGCCATACCAGCCGCTGGGGCTGCTGGCGGTGGCCAGCGCCGCTCTGTGGGCGATGCGGCGCGGCCACCTGCCCACCTGGGCGGCGGTGCTGCTGACCATGGCGCTCCTGTTGCTGCTCAAGTGCGGCATCACCACCATGACCGGCATGCTGGGGCTGTCGTTCGCCACGTTCCGGGCTGTCGACGTGCTGCTGTTCGCGCCCCGCAATGAGCGCATTTCGCCGCTCGACTACTGCAACTACCTGTTCTTCCCGCTGACGCTGCTGGCCGGGCCGATGTACCGCTGGCGCAACTTCCAGGCCGACCTGAAGCGCGGCTATGAAGGCGTGACGCTGGAAACCTGGCTGGCCGGCCTCGAATTGCTGATTTTCGGCGTGATCCAGAAGTTCGGCGTGGCCGAGGCAATCTGGCGCTACGGCCTGAACACCCTGGATGCGCACGACTACTCGCTGACCGGCGTGGCGCTGAACGCCAGCCTCTACAGTTTCTACCTGTTCTTCGATTTTGCCGGGTACAGCAGCATGGCGATAGGCGTGGGCATGCTGTTCGGCTTCACCTTGCCCGTCAATTTCCGCAATCCGCTGGCCAGCGCCAATCCGCAGGATTTCTGGCGCCGCTGGCATATCAGCCTGTCCGAATGGCTGCGCGATGTGGTGTTCATGCCGATCTACAAGGCGCTCAGCAAGACGGCGTTTTTCGGCCGCCACCGGCTGGCCGCGCAGAACATCGGCATTCTCGCCACCCTGCTGGCCATGGGCGTGTGGAACGGCCTGGCCCTGCATTACGTGGTCAGCGGCCTGATGTTCGGCGCCTATTCGGTGGGGCACAACCTGCTGGTGCAGCATGCGCGCACGCGACCCGCGCTGCAGGCGTTCCTGGCGCGCCGGCCGGTGCAATGGGCCGGGCGGGCGCTCACGCTCATCCTGGCCGCGTTGGCGCTGTACGTGTTCAGCGGCCGCAGTCCTATCTGA
- a CDS encoding D-alanyl-lipoteichoic acid biosynthesis protein DltD, giving the protein MASAVALSLGLYWGADGALSALVHPHSSVASVRDNYLPNLGPDWGTQNVNLNRLGNALADGTLVVLGSSELSSHDLRFVPYRFFPQELKVPTLAYGHAMFQSYGIVSVLEAVADSLTPNTRLVIMVSPAWFASGGQLPRSAFAEHVTGPVWDRLWDKPATREQMQDWIADNANWGLLWLIANGQVAELKDKIALWWNSRGERAPDRPRSPLAVPAHKYVSWPAAARLDAGRWHDLLGQARGIEAELGGHNPYDVRDDYYRQYLAPLNSPARNEFPEMPPMTRPELGDLARVMALLQQRKVRAYFVIQPFNPKLILDVERFDPVADAIKGMCARYGMGCLDMYSVPFQPGMVRDDMHLAELGWAIADQGIAEFFSR; this is encoded by the coding sequence ATGGCAAGCGCCGTCGCGCTGTCGCTGGGCCTGTACTGGGGCGCCGATGGCGCGCTCAGTGCGTTGGTGCACCCGCATTCCAGCGTGGCGTCGGTGCGCGACAACTACCTGCCCAATCTCGGCCCGGACTGGGGCACGCAGAACGTCAACCTGAACCGGCTGGGCAACGCGCTGGCCGATGGCACCCTGGTCGTGCTGGGTTCGTCCGAACTGTCCAGCCACGATCTGCGCTTCGTGCCCTATCGATTCTTTCCGCAGGAACTGAAGGTGCCGACCCTGGCGTACGGCCATGCCATGTTCCAGTCGTATGGCATCGTCAGCGTGCTCGAGGCGGTGGCCGATTCCCTCACGCCCAATACGCGCCTGGTGATCATGGTGTCGCCGGCCTGGTTCGCCTCGGGCGGGCAACTGCCGCGCTCGGCCTTCGCCGAGCACGTCACCGGGCCGGTCTGGGACCGCCTGTGGGACAAGCCCGCCACGCGCGAACAGATGCAGGACTGGATCGCCGACAACGCCAACTGGGGGCTGCTCTGGCTGATCGCCAACGGCCAGGTGGCCGAGCTCAAGGACAAGATCGCGCTGTGGTGGAACAGCCGCGGCGAGCGCGCGCCCGACCGGCCGCGCAGCCCCCTGGCCGTGCCGGCGCACAAGTATGTGAGCTGGCCGGCGGCGGCCCGCCTGGATGCGGGGCGCTGGCACGACCTGCTGGGCCAGGCGCGCGGTATCGAAGCGGAACTGGGCGGGCACAACCCCTACGATGTGCGCGACGACTACTACCGGCAGTACCTGGCGCCGTTGAACTCGCCGGCGCGCAATGAATTTCCGGAGATGCCGCCGATGACGCGACCCGAACTGGGCGATCTGGCCCGCGTCATGGCGCTGCTGCAGCAACGCAAGGTGCGCGCCTATTTCGTGATTCAGCCCTTCAATCCCAAGCTGATCCTCGATGTCGAGCGCTTCGACCCGGTGGCCGATGCCATCAAGGGCATGTGCGCGCGCTACGGCATGGGCTGCCTGGATATGTACAGCGTGCCGTTCCAGCCCGGCATGGTGCGCGACGACATGCACCTGGCCGAACTGGGCTGGGCCATCGCCGACCAGGGCATTGCGGAGTTCTTTTCCCGATGA
- a CDS encoding acyl carrier protein produces the protein MHTEQELHTRIADIVESIILKKVTPDTALISSGLVDSLAAVDITLAVESEYGCSIPAPEIAEHLQSVRTLAGYVAANSQ, from the coding sequence ATGCACACCGAGCAAGAACTGCACACCCGGATCGCCGACATCGTCGAGTCGATCATCCTCAAGAAAGTCACCCCCGACACTGCCCTGATCTCTTCCGGCCTGGTCGATTCGCTGGCCGCGGTCGACATCACGCTGGCCGTCGAGTCGGAGTACGGATGCAGTATCCCGGCGCCTGAAATCGCCGAACACCTACAGTCGGTCCGCACGCTTGCCGGCTATGTCGCTGCCAATTCGCAATAG
- a CDS encoding glycine zipper 2TM domain-containing protein produces MNYMHSPSVVAGRARRLLAVAAVAGSVAVLAGCANPSASSGVYTYGQAQREQIVRTGTVTGVRPITIQNDKSSGVGLVAGGALGGVAGNAVGGGTGRTIATVGGVILGALAGNAIENRAGKSSGYEITVRLDNGETRVVAQEADVPISVGQRVQVISGAGPTRVTPY; encoded by the coding sequence ATGAACTATATGCATTCCCCCTCTGTAGTTGCCGGGCGCGCCCGCCGCCTGCTGGCGGTAGCGGCGGTTGCCGGCTCGGTGGCCGTTCTGGCCGGCTGCGCCAATCCCAGCGCATCGAGTGGGGTGTACACGTACGGCCAGGCGCAGCGCGAGCAGATCGTGCGCACCGGCACGGTCACCGGCGTGCGTCCGATTACCATCCAGAACGACAAGTCCAGCGGCGTCGGCTTGGTGGCCGGTGGCGCGCTGGGCGGGGTAGCGGGCAATGCCGTCGGCGGCGGCACCGGCCGCACCATCGCCACGGTGGGCGGCGTCATCCTCGGCGCGCTGGCGGGCAACGCCATCGAGAACCGCGCGGGCAAGTCCTCCGGCTACGAAATCACGGTGCGCCTGGACAACGGCGAAACCCGGGTCGTGGCGCAGGAAGCCGACGTGCCCATCAGCGTGGGCCAGCGCGTGCAGGTCATCAGCGGCGCGGGCCCGACCCGCGTGACACCGTATTGA
- a CDS encoding carbohydrate kinase family protein translates to MTAPVLVCGSMAFDTIAVFEGRFKEHILAERIQSLSVSFLVPAMRKEYGGCAGNIAYNLKLLGGQPVPVATVGEDAGEYLARLSGLGIDVSRIQVVPGTFTAQCFITTDLEDNQIAAFHPGAMEFSSGNDLSDAQAAWAIIAPDSKAGMFAHAERLHARGIPFIFDLGQAMPLFDGADLERMLKLAQALTVNDYEAGVVEQRTGRSLAEIANGLRAAVVTRGAHGATVMAGGQTIEVAPVQAQAVVDPTGCGDAHRAGLLYGLTSGWGWADSCRLGNLMGAIKIASRGPQNHAPSRGEIDALMRANYGIGLPD, encoded by the coding sequence ATGACGGCTCCCGTACTTGTATGCGGCTCGATGGCGTTCGACACGATCGCGGTGTTCGAAGGCCGTTTCAAAGAACACATCCTTGCCGAGCGCATTCAATCATTGAGCGTTTCGTTCCTGGTGCCCGCCATGCGCAAGGAGTACGGTGGCTGCGCCGGCAACATCGCCTACAACCTCAAGCTGCTGGGCGGCCAGCCGGTGCCGGTGGCGACGGTGGGCGAGGATGCCGGCGAATACCTGGCGCGCCTGTCCGGACTGGGCATCGACGTATCGCGCATCCAGGTCGTGCCCGGTACGTTCACCGCGCAGTGTTTCATCACCACCGACCTCGAGGACAACCAGATCGCTGCCTTCCATCCCGGCGCGATGGAGTTTTCCTCGGGCAACGACCTCAGCGACGCGCAGGCCGCCTGGGCCATCATCGCGCCGGACTCCAAGGCCGGCATGTTCGCCCACGCCGAGCGTCTCCACGCGCGCGGCATTCCGTTCATTTTCGATCTCGGGCAAGCCATGCCGCTGTTCGACGGCGCGGACCTGGAGCGCATGCTCAAGCTGGCCCAGGCGCTGACCGTCAACGACTATGAAGCCGGCGTGGTCGAGCAGCGCACCGGCCGCAGCCTGGCCGAGATCGCCAACGGGCTGCGGGCCGCGGTGGTCACGCGCGGCGCGCACGGCGCCACGGTGATGGCCGGCGGGCAGACCATCGAGGTCGCGCCGGTGCAGGCGCAGGCGGTGGTCGACCCCACCGGCTGTGGCGATGCCCACCGCGCCGGCCTGCTTTACGGCCTGACCAGCGGCTGGGGCTGGGCGGACAGCTGCCGCCTGGGCAACCTGATGGGCGCGATCAAGATTGCCTCGCGCGGCCCGCAGAACCATGCGCCGTCGCGCGGCGAGATCGACGCCCTGATGCGCGCGAACTACGGTATCGGCCTGCCGGACTGA
- a CDS encoding DUF3426 domain-containing protein has product MALTTRCPQCGAAFRVVADQLRVRNGLVRCGECATVFDGRACLVPAPDAGAPRAAAPPVLSAPPSDPPYAQPAAPAPAAPATQAPPAVLRGRADMQRGDGPPADEDEPDAMAEGAPEDEADWDAAPRPESAEAGWRPILPRDPAHDDREPAFRIGRTATACAAADAEDAVQVPGEVRTRYSNAVDSGRTPPEFLDDDRIQARQLVRRLWAYACVLGVLALAAQLVYVYRGAIAGAAPALRPVLEQACVPLQCSVGHARRIERISITSSSLRPAAGAAQGDDARTRLTLNVVLRNRYDRPQEWPALVLDLTDISDTVVARKIILPQDYLPSQAGPAFAAGGEINLAIPVEVAGLQVNGYQLDKFFP; this is encoded by the coding sequence ATGGCGCTGACCACCCGTTGTCCGCAATGTGGCGCCGCCTTCAGGGTGGTGGCCGACCAACTGCGTGTCCGCAACGGGCTGGTGCGCTGCGGCGAATGCGCCACGGTGTTCGATGGCCGGGCCTGCCTGGTCCCGGCGCCCGATGCCGGCGCGCCGCGCGCCGCAGCGCCGCCGGTCCTGTCCGCGCCGCCGTCCGATCCGCCTTACGCCCAGCCGGCGGCGCCCGCGCCGGCGGCCCCGGCCACCCAGGCGCCGCCGGCCGTACTGCGTGGCCGCGCCGACATGCAACGCGGCGACGGCCCGCCCGCGGACGAAGACGAACCCGACGCGATGGCCGAGGGCGCGCCCGAGGACGAGGCCGACTGGGACGCCGCACCGCGCCCCGAGTCCGCAGAGGCCGGCTGGCGTCCGATCTTGCCGCGCGATCCGGCGCACGACGACCGGGAGCCGGCGTTCCGGATCGGCCGCACGGCCACGGCCTGCGCTGCGGCCGACGCCGAGGACGCGGTGCAGGTGCCCGGCGAAGTCCGTACGCGCTATTCCAACGCCGTCGACAGCGGCCGTACGCCGCCCGAGTTCCTCGACGATGACCGCATCCAGGCGCGCCAGCTGGTGCGGCGCCTGTGGGCCTACGCCTGCGTGCTGGGCGTACTGGCGCTGGCCGCGCAGCTGGTCTACGTCTATCGCGGCGCCATCGCCGGCGCCGCGCCGGCCTTGCGGCCGGTGCTCGAACAAGCCTGCGTGCCGCTGCAATGCAGCGTGGGCCATGCGCGCCGCATCGAACGCATTTCCATCACGTCTTCGTCGCTGCGGCCGGCCGCCGGCGCCGCGCAGGGCGACGACGCCCGCACCCGGCTGACGCTGAACGTGGTGCTGCGCAACCGCTACGACCGGCCCCAGGAATGGCCGGCTTTGGTGCTCGATCTGACCGATATCTCCGATACCGTCGTGGCGCGCAAGATCATTCTGCCCCAGGATTACCTGCCCTCGCAGGCCGGGCCCGCGTTCGCGGCCGGCGGCGAAATCAACCTTGCCATCCCGGTCGAAGTGGCCGGGCTGCAGGTCAATGGCTACCAACTCGATAAATTCTTCCCATGA
- the accC gene encoding acetyl-CoA carboxylase biotin carboxylase subunit — MFEKILIANRGEIALRIQRACRELGIKTVVVHSEADRTAKYVRLADESVCIGPAPSRESYLNMPALISAAEVTDAEAIHPGYGFLAENADFAERVEKSGFVFIGPRPETIRQMGDKVSAKRAMIEAGVPVVPGSEGALPDDPQEILRIAREVGYPVIIKASGGGGGRGMRVVYTEAALLNAVNMTRSEAGAAFNNPEVYLEKFLENPRHVEIQVLADGGRNAVWLGERDCSMQRRHQKVIEEAPAPGIPRRLIERIGDRCADACRKMGYRGAGTFEFLYENGEFYFIEMNTRIQVEHPVTELITGVDVVQQQILIAAGEKFTLRQRDIQFKGHALECRINAEDPFRFVPSPGRITNWHVPGGPGVRIDSHAFNGYFVPPNYDSMIAKVITYGDTREQALARMRIALSEMVVEGISTNIPLHRELLQDARFIEGGTSIHYLEHKLAQRP; from the coding sequence ATGTTTGAAAAGATCCTGATCGCCAATCGCGGCGAGATCGCCCTGCGCATCCAGCGCGCCTGCCGCGAGCTGGGCATCAAAACCGTCGTCGTGCACTCCGAGGCCGACCGCACCGCCAAGTATGTGCGCCTGGCCGACGAGTCGGTCTGCATCGGCCCGGCGCCGTCGCGCGAGAGCTACCTCAACATGCCGGCCCTGATCTCGGCGGCCGAGGTGACCGACGCCGAGGCGATCCACCCGGGCTACGGCTTTCTGGCCGAGAACGCCGATTTTGCCGAGCGCGTCGAAAAGAGCGGCTTCGTCTTCATCGGCCCGCGTCCGGAAACCATCCGCCAGATGGGCGACAAGGTCAGCGCCAAGCGCGCCATGATCGAAGCCGGCGTGCCGGTCGTGCCGGGGTCGGAGGGCGCCTTGCCGGACGATCCGCAGGAGATCCTGCGCATCGCGCGCGAAGTGGGCTATCCGGTCATCATCAAGGCTTCCGGCGGCGGCGGCGGGCGCGGCATGCGCGTGGTGTACACCGAAGCTGCGCTGCTGAACGCGGTCAACATGACGCGCTCGGAAGCCGGCGCGGCGTTCAACAATCCCGAAGTCTATCTGGAGAAGTTCCTGGAGAATCCGCGCCACGTGGAGATCCAGGTGCTGGCCGACGGCGGCCGCAACGCCGTGTGGCTGGGCGAGCGCGACTGCTCGATGCAGCGCCGCCACCAGAAAGTCATCGAAGAGGCGCCGGCGCCCGGCATTCCGCGCCGGCTGATCGAACGCATCGGCGATCGCTGCGCCGACGCGTGCCGCAAGATGGGCTACCGCGGCGCGGGCACGTTCGAGTTCCTGTACGAGAACGGCGAGTTCTATTTCATCGAAATGAACACCCGTATCCAGGTCGAGCACCCGGTCACCGAACTGATCACCGGCGTGGACGTGGTCCAGCAGCAGATCCTGATCGCCGCCGGCGAGAAGTTCACGCTGCGCCAGCGCGACATCCAGTTCAAGGGCCATGCCCTGGAATGCCGGATCAACGCCGAGGATCCGTTCCGTTTCGTGCCCAGCCCGGGCCGCATCACCAACTGGCATGTGCCGGGCGGCCCCGGCGTGCGCATCGATTCGCACGCCTTCAACGGCTACTTCGTTCCGCCCAACTACGATTCGATGATCGCCAAGGTCATCACCTATGGCGACACGCGCGAACAGGCGCTGGCGCGCATGCGCATCGCCCTGTCCGAGATGGTGGTCGAGGGCATTTCCACCAACATCCCGCTGCATCGCGAACTGCTGCAGGATGCGCGCTTTATCGAGGGCGGCACCAGCATCCATTATCTGGAGCACAAACTGGCGCAGCGGCCCTGA
- the accB gene encoding acetyl-CoA carboxylase biotin carboxyl carrier protein, with protein MDLRKLKTLIDLVAESGIAELEITEGEGKVRIVKFSQALQPVAYHMPEAVAPAAAPAAAAAPAAEAAPAAPQGHVVKAPMVGTFYRAPNPGAAPFVDVGQSVKEGDPLCIIEAMKLLNEIEADKAGVIKEILVENGEPVEYGQPLFIIG; from the coding sequence ATGGACCTCCGAAAACTCAAAACCCTGATCGACCTCGTGGCTGAATCGGGTATCGCCGAGCTTGAAATCACCGAAGGCGAAGGCAAGGTTCGCATCGTCAAATTCTCGCAAGCCCTGCAGCCGGTTGCCTATCACATGCCCGAGGCCGTCGCCCCGGCGGCCGCTCCTGCGGCGGCTGCCGCGCCCGCCGCCGAGGCGGCGCCCGCGGCGCCGCAGGGCCATGTGGTCAAGGCGCCCATGGTCGGCACCTTCTACCGCGCGCCCAATCCCGGCGCCGCGCCTTTCGTCGATGTCGGGCAGTCGGTCAAGGAAGGCGACCCGCTGTGCATCATCGAGGCGATGAAGCTGCTCAACGAGATCGAAGCCGACAAGGCTGGCGTGATCAAAGAAATCCTGGTCGAGAACGGTGAGCCGGTCGAGTACGGCCAGCCGCTGTTCATTATTGGCTGA
- the aroQ gene encoding type II 3-dehydroquinate dehydratase, translated as MAQRILVLHGPNLNLLGTREPHIYGSLTLAQIDQGLAALAGQLGVALTSWQSNHEGALVERIQAAAADGTDFIIINAAAYTHTSVAIRDALAAVAIPFIEVHLSNLYKRDSFRQHSYLSDLAIGLITGLGADGYEAALRYAARH; from the coding sequence ATGGCGCAACGCATTCTTGTTTTGCATGGTCCCAACCTGAATCTGCTCGGCACCCGGGAGCCTCATATCTACGGCAGCCTGACGCTGGCGCAGATCGACCAGGGCTTGGCGGCGCTGGCCGGCCAGCTCGGCGTGGCGCTGACCTCGTGGCAAAGCAATCACGAAGGTGCGCTGGTCGAGCGCATCCAGGCAGCGGCGGCCGACGGTACCGATTTCATCATCATCAACGCGGCCGCCTACACGCACACCAGTGTCGCGATCCGCGATGCGCTGGCGGCGGTGGCCATACCGTTTATTGAAGTACATTTGTCCAACCTGTATAAGCGCGATTCATTCCGGCAGCATTCTTATCTGTCCGATCTGGCGATAGGCCTGATTACCGGCCTGGGCGCCGATGGCTACGAGGCGGCGCTGCGCTACGCGGCGCGCCACTGA
- a CDS encoding TlpA family protein disulfide reductase codes for MNRRLFLYAGVAAAAAASGGYFLAERRNARPAPSVAAPAEGAGDPLAQLRQLALPDLHGTPRKLADWGGQPLVVNFWATWCAPCVKEMPELDALQKKYPQVRFVGIGVDTTDNMRKFVEKIPVSYPLLVMGAGAIDTLRSLGNPSGGLPFTLLLSADGSMKRKILGQIVYDDLDRSVAGLSA; via the coding sequence ATGAATCGTCGTCTTTTTCTGTACGCTGGCGTGGCCGCGGCAGCCGCCGCCTCCGGCGGGTATTTCCTGGCCGAGCGCCGCAACGCGCGCCCGGCGCCGTCGGTGGCTGCGCCGGCCGAAGGCGCCGGCGACCCGCTGGCGCAGCTGCGCCAGCTCGCCCTGCCCGATCTGCATGGCACGCCGCGCAAGCTGGCCGACTGGGGCGGCCAGCCCCTGGTGGTCAATTTCTGGGCCACCTGGTGCGCGCCCTGCGTCAAGGAAATGCCCGAACTGGACGCCCTGCAGAAAAAATATCCGCAGGTACGGTTTGTGGGTATCGGCGTCGATACTACCGACAATATGCGCAAATTCGTCGAGAAAATCCCCGTGTCCTATCCCTTGCTGGTAATGGGCGCGGGCGCCATCGATACCCTGCGCAGCCTGGGCAACCCTAGTGGCGGCCTGCCTTTTACGCTGCTTTTGTCGGCAGATGGCAGCATGAAGCGCAAAATTCTGGGCCAGATTGTCTACGATGACCTGGATCGCAGCGTGGCCGGCCTGTCGGCTTGA